The DNA segment ACCGCCTGGGGAGGAAGGAGTGGGCTGGATCAGGGAAGGAATTTAAGCGACAGCTATGGCTAGCCCAggcttcactggtgactcagactgcaaagaatctgcctgcaatgcaggagacccaggttcaatccctggatcgagaagatctcctggagaagggcatggctgcccactccagtattcttgcctggagaattccatgaacagaggagccttatgggctacagtccatggagtcacaaagagtcggacacgactgcacagCTAACACTTCAGGCTAGCCCAGTAGCCCAGCAGTCCAGCTCACCCATTTTCCCGCCCAGGGACACAGCGCTGGAAGCCCTGCTATGGACAAGACACCACTACCCACCCACCCCTGCCTCAAATCATATTCTCTGCACAGCAGACCCCCCCCTACCTGCACCTAGACGGATCAAGGGATTAGTCTGCAGGAGGCTGGATATCAGGTGCTGGGCATCCGTGGGTAGGGCCTCCTCCCCTTCAGGCCACAGGATGTCGTCTGCAGAGCAAGGTGTAGGGTGGGGTTCGCTTTTAGGTCCATGAGGCCTTGGGCCCTCCCTCGTTTCCATGCCCCCCTGCCTGCCCACCGCGGAGGCACGCACCACTGATGACCTGTCCAAAGAGCTCTTCGGGAGTGTCTCCAAAGAAGGGCACACAGCCCACCAGGAACTCGTAGAGAATGATGCCCATGGCCCACCAGTCCACCGGCTTGCCGTATCCCTGACGCAGGATGACCTCGGGTGCGATGTACTCTGGGGTCCCACACACCTGGGGGCAGGTGGTCAGCCCATGCCCTGGCCACAGGAGGGGCCTCCTGGGGGAGCAGTGCCCCCCCCATGCCAGGCCCAGGGCCCACACAGTCCTGCCGGGTCACTCCACCCGTGGTGACCCCCACTCCCGCACACACACCTGTTTGTCCAGGAACTCCCGGGCGTCCTTCTCAATGTGGCCTTCATAGAGGTTGGTGGTGAGGCTCATGAGCCCCATCTTTGAGAGGCCAAAATCCGTGAGCTTGATGTGCCCCATGGAGGTGATAAGGAGGCTGCAGAAGCAAACTGGGGTCTTAGAGGTGAGGATGGTCCTTCTCACTCCTGGCCCTTCTGTGCCAGGGCTCCCCCGACCCCCGAGGGACAGGGAAGGAGTGATGACGAAGATCAAGGCTCACTTGTCAGGCTTGAGGTCGCGGTGCACGATGCCGTAGTTATGCAAGTACTCCAGCGCCAGCACTGTCTCAGCAAAGTACATGCGGGCCATCTCCACAGGCAGTGCCCCAATGTTCTTCAGCAGGGTGGCGCAGTCCCCCCCTGGGGGTGAAGGAATGGATGCATGTGAAGAGGGAGGCAACCCTGGCCCAGAGCTGAGCACTCAGCAGGCAGCATAGCACCAAGTTCTCTTCTTACACGGCCCCCATTTCACAGctaaggaaaactgaggctcagagagggcccTCCCTCTCCCAGCTTCCGCTGGGAGTGccctctgccaggcttctcttgttttcttagcCATGCTCCAAAGTCAGCACAATCAGTTGATTTTACACAGGAAGGGATTGGTTTACACCCAACCTCAGAGAGAGGTTGGGTCAGGCAGGGAGTTGATGGTGGAGGTAAAGTTTGGTTGGGACTGAGGCTGCCCGCTTATAAACAGTCTGGGAGAATGGACCCTGGTCTGGAGTCTGAACCTTGAGGGTCtgaggttttaaaatataaattactttgCCCCACCAGATTTACTGTCAGCAGCATTCATATTTTAGTCTCCCTCAgcttccatttctcctttttctcacaCGGGTCAGATTTCCTTCCAGGTTTAGCTACTGGGTCAGCATGTAACCCAAGTTTGGTTAatgacttttccttcttttttcacaAAGATTGCTAAGCTCATAGGATGTAAGCTGGGATCTGTTGGATGGTAACCTCACTATAtcactgtttcattttatttatttttggccatgccatgtggcttgtgagatcttagttcccccagcaGGGACAGAGCCCATGCCGCTTGcagtagaagtgtggagtcctaatcatggacgatcagggaattccctatcaAGCCCTGTTTACTGGGACGTCCACACGTGGGAGAATAGACCCAAGAGATGGAGAGAGTACTAATAACATAATTTGAGCACCTAGATAAAGCCATtcttgaagttttctttttttaaccacaagttgacaaatttctctttttcctaaTTTTCCCTGAAGCTAGATTTATCTCAGTGTCAGAAAGCCCACAGCAACTTTCTCAGGGTGGCCCCAGGAATCTGAATCTGGCCATAACCCCAGATAATCCCTACACACATTATGCAGAAAACAGAGTGTCCATGGCCTCCTTGAGCTCTCTGTCCCTTGTTGCCATCCTCACTATATGAAacaacctttttcttttttagcttctttttcttgtttattgtatACAGTTTTATTGTATGTTTTATTGTAGGTTTATTCCCTCTGTGAGGGAAAGGTGTATCTGTCCAGGTCTCCACTGTGTCACCAGCAAAGCATGTGACATGAAGGAGATGATGAAGGGACATCTGTTGAGTGACTTAACGGTCAATTAAGACTTGGAGGTGGCACAGCTGTAGCCCTGTGAGATCATGTGTGTAATCGTAGTGCTTCTGTGTTTGGAAGATGGATGGATTAATATTTGGGATGGTTAGATAAACAGATGAAAAACATGTATTGGTGATTGGATGTTTGGATGGATGGTAAAGGGATGGATAAACTGATGGATTAATTGTGAATAAGCAGATGGAGTTAGACTGCTAACTAGATAAAATGAGATAGCTGCTAGAGTGGAGGTTTGGATGAATGAATACAAATAAGAATAGTAAATAGATGGATGGaaagagggatggatggatgacagattaataaataggtaaatagatggtggtggatagatggatgttAAATAGGCAGGTGAATAaacagatggatgaatgaatgcctAGATATAGAAAAAGAGGGATGGATGCAAAACAGATGTACAACACAGTGAACCCTAATAtaatttagttaataataatgtacagTATGTGTTCATCAATTGTAACCAATGTATCACAAGATGTGAATAGCAGAGGAAATAGAGCAGGAGGGGAGTGAATACCTGGGAACTCTCTGAGCTTTCCAGTCAgtttttctataaacctaaaactgctctaaaaaaggaagtctattacttttttttaatagatgcgggggcttccctggtagtccagtgattaggagtctgcctgccaatgcaggggacacgggttcaatccctggtctgggaaaatcccacatgccatggggcaactaagctggtgttccacaactactgagtcagcACTCTAGAGACCTCAAGCTGAAACTACCGAAGCCCAAATGCCAGTACTGAAGCCCTAgtgcctacagcccatgctccagaGAAGAGGCCCTGCAATGAGGAGCCaaagcactgcaatgaagagtagtccccacttgccccaaccagagaaagcccacagcaacgaagaccagcacagtaaaaaatagataaatctttaaaaataaatgtaatataatattgtacatcaactacacttgaataaaataaatacagatgtAATGGATAAACAGATACACAGATGGACAAATAGATGGGTAATCGGATGGATAGATGGAGAGATGGCATGTAGATATATGGATAGAAAAGTGGAAGGATTAGCAAATGAATAGATGAAAGGAAGGAGGATAGCTGGATGGATAATGGAATGGATGTACCCATactgagagaaattaaaacagataaatcaggcttccctggtggtccagtggttaaaaattcgcctgccaacgcaggggatgcacgtttgatccctgcagggaagatcccacatgccgcagagcaactaagctggtgtgCCATAACTGCTGAGCCTAAGTGCTCTAGAGTCTGtacccgcaacaagagaagccaccccagggAGAAGCCCATACACGGCAActagagtagtccctgctcgctaccactagagaaaacccacactcaGCAACGCAGAACCAGCCCTgccacaaagaaataaataaaaaaaaaaaaaaaaaagaaaacataaatcaaTAGATGACTGGGTAGAAATAAACAGATGGAATGTTTGAACAATGGTTGGATGAATAAATGGGTGGATAAACTAAACACACAGGTGGATAGTCAACATGGTGACTGGGGTTTGGGCAGGCTACCCCTAGCGGCCATCCCCTCATCTTCCCCACAGCCCTGCAGGCGCCCACACCTTCCACATATTCCATGACCATGCAGAGGTGGCGCCGGGTCTCGAACGAGCAGAACATCCCGACCACAAAGGGGTTCTCGGCAAACGTGAGGATGTCGCGCTCCACGAAGGCCTGCTGGATTTGGTTGCGCAGGATCAGGTTCTGCTTGTTGATCTTCTTCATCGCGAAGCGCTGCCTTGTTTCCCGGTGCCGCACCAGGTAGACGGCGCTGCAGGGGGAGAGAGCGAGGACCGGCCGTCACCTCCGAGACACCCGGCCTCCGCCACCCTCCCCCCGCCAGAGCCCCGGGTGGCTCACCCGTAGGCACCATTGCTTATGAGCTTTATGGTCTCAAAGTCATTCTCTCCAGGCGGTTTCTTAGCCTTGGTGCTGCGGCCCTGCAGAGGAAAGATGGAGACCAggacaccatcatcatcatcatcatcatcatgagACTGAGACTCTTGGTATTCCACTTAACACATGGGGAAGTTGAGGCACAAAGTTGGTGAATGAGTCCTTCATCCAAGTGCCACAGTGAGGGAGTAACAAAGTCAGAACTTAAACCCAAGACTGGCTGACAGTGAAGTCATATAACAAACTTCTCTTAATTAGGAAAGAAACCTACAAAATGGCTAATCATcctaatatataaagagctcccAGAAATCAACAATAACATTAACAACTGAAGAGAAAAAATACGCAAGATATGTAAACTAGACTTAGAGCTGTTAACCATGTGAAAAAAATGTTGAACATCACAAATAATGACAGATAGGCAAGCTAAAACTACTCTAAGATACCATTTTTCACACAGTAgattggcagaaaaaaaaatccaaaagcctGGCACATTCTGTGGGCAAAGCTGTGCAGAAACAGATACTTCTATACCTTGCTGTtgggagtataaattggtacagtctcAATTAAAGGTACTTGGTATATATCAGAATTACAAATGTATGCTTCCTTTAATTCagcaattttcattttaaaaaagtttttttgcaCTTTTGAATTCATGCTATAGATATGCTTTCACATGTGAAAAATGACAGACAGAGGCACAGGGGCTGGAACGGGGAGCTCCGCTTCCGGTGGCAGGGCCTGGGGAAGGGGCGGCAGGTGCCATGTCAGGCCgcaaaagtggcaagaataagCAGCCCAAGAAGCAAGCCAAGGAGATGGACGAGGAAGATAAGGCATTCAAGCAGAAGCAGAAGGAGGAGCAGAAGAAACTTGAGGAGCTAAAAGCAAAGGCCACAAGGAAAGGCCCCCTGGCCACTGGTGGAACTAAGAAATCTGGCGAAAAGTAAGCTGTTCCTTGTGCCTGAGGCAACGATGACCCTTAGCGCCATTCCTGTTTAAACATCTGGATTCCCTGCTATAAAATCTATTGCCACCTATAGCTAGAATGAAGTGTTGCCTTGGAGCCTATTGTACATTTAAGAATAAacttttgtaaaaacaaaagacaGACACATATTTTCTTACTCATTACAAGATTGGAAAGAACCCATACATAGGAAATTGGTTAAATAAAATACGAGGGGATATAATATAAAGGAATATTGTATTACTATGTtgtggttgtttgtttgtttttggccataccatgtggcacacaggatcttagttcctgaaccagggactgaacccatgctccctgcagtggaaacagagtcttaaccactggactgccagggaagtcctttaccactgttttgttttttttttttctttttttaatgaaaaatatttctgtacaCTTATTCAGAAAGTTCtccaaagtattttattaaatGGGGGGAAAAACAAGGAACAATATGTACTGTATGGTTTTATGTAAAAAGAGGggcaaaatataattatatttgagGTAATATGGGTACGGGGGACAAGAGTGTGTATAAGATTTTTTGCTGTATaccatttttgaaaataatttttatttttcatagggACAAGAGATTTATTACATTAACAGTTCACAAAAAGATCTATGAGGTTTAAAAATATTGAACTTCTATGTTCCTTAGAACGTAGCCCAAAAAAGTTTGACAGAAACGTTGGCAGAACTACAAAGAGAAATTACTCAAGACAAACTTAACACATCTCTCTCAGAAACTATCAAATCAatctggcaaaaaaagaaaaatgaataggaaGATGGAAGATTTGAATCACTCAATTAACAAGTTTGATTGAATGGAATTACAAAGGATCCTACAAACAACAATTAAAGATAAATACCTTTTTAGAGTTTTAGACTTTTGAGTGATGTCATTCCATTAcctattcaaaaaattaaatggcATATAATGGTataatgagattttttaaaatacaggacagatgtgtgtgtgtgtgtatgtgaattcATAGACATAATCTGAAACAAAGGACACAAACCCAAATGCTTTCAGGGACCAGGCATACCAGGTGAGAGTCATGGGTGACTGGGGTGTAGGTAACCCCGTATCATAGGCCAGCCCTCATTCAATGCCAGCTGGTTCCATCACAGTCTTGTTAGAacttttgattctttttaaaaaggcacaAACCCAGATTTTACCTTTAATCTTCTGATTTCTATATTTTGTTTCACACTTTTGAAAACACTAGGCAGCTCAGAGAAAACACATGTATGGCCATTATGGTGGGTAACCTCCACCAGACATGGGGAACATCTACCAAAGTGTGGTTGGCCTGTGGGTAGAATTAAGTAATTTTTTGTGTGAGTTGTTAGCACACAGAGACACTTAACCCATTCAAAAGTCCAtacagatttcttcaagaaattaaatatagagttaccatgtgacccagaaattccactcccagGTAGATACCTAAAAGAACTGAGACAGTTGTTCAAACAGAtacttgtacacaaatattcacagcagcactattcacacaATAGCTAGAAGATGTGAACAGCCTAAAGGCGCATCAGCGaacaatggataaacaaaatgtggcacatACTATTCAGCCACGAAAAGGAACGAAGCACAGATTCATGCCATAACATGGGGaagccttgaaaacattatgccagCCACCAAAGGCCACAGAGtgaataattccatttatatgaaatctcCAGACCCAGCAAATATCCAGACCCAGTCTCCATAGAGACGGAAAGATCtggaaagcagatcagtggttgccaggggctgtgggggagggaggggacggAGAGAAACTACTTCATGGGTACAAGGTCTCCTTTTGGTATGATGAAAATGTTTAGGGGCTAGATGGTGGAAATGGCCTCACAATGCAGTAAATAACAACAAATTGTTCATTTTAAACTTAAgtgtatgtttaaaaaattaaacataaattttatgttttgtgtattTAATCATGAAAAGAAAACTGCCTGTGGAGGAAGAGCTATTAttaacccattttacaggtggggaaactgaggctcagagcgggGACCAAGACATTTGCTCAGCCTGAGGACCAAGAGCCAGGCGGTGAGCCCCGACCAGTAGGGCCGGACCAGCTCGTTGCCCACGCCTCCGGGCCTCACCTCAGAAAGGTCGTCCTGCTCGGGTGTGTTAGAACCGCCACTGTCTTGCTCCTCCAGGTGCACCACATCTAGGAGGGGAATGGGAGTGAGTCAAGGCCTGGGTCCCAGTCAGCCCACCCAGAGTCCCCAGCACCGAGCAGTCAGCACCTGGAAAGGGGTCACGGGTGAGGCCCAGCTGGCGGATGATGTAGCGGGGGATGTCTGTCTTGACAAGGTGGCCCTCCTTAGCATGGCCCTCAGCCGCCTCCAGCAAGTGGTAGAACTCCTCGGGGTTGAATTCCTAAGGCAAGGCAGGGTGAGTTCGGGGTGACCTCCAAGGGGCCCTAGccagccccccacctccagcaccTCCTCCCCTGCCCATGCCCAGCCCCCTCACCAGGCATTCCAGCAGCCTGGCTGGACGTGAGATGATAATAAGCAgcttcttcaccagctgagtgaCGAAGGCCACCTCTAAGCTCTCGGAACGCTCATAGGCCTGGGATGTGGGCACAGTGCGAGTGGGGTTCACAGGCGCCTttcctggccaggctcctcttccatcccCACAGGAAAGGACAATTCTGCTGCTACTGTCCCAttgtacaggtgagaaaactcagGCCACATGGTAGAAATCATCATTATTGTTGTTATAGCAAACATGGTCCTAAAATGTTCAGTCATTCAATCTATCTTCAAAGCAATTCTACAATCCAGGCCAAGTTAAAAATTCCTCTGCCTAGCATCCTCTCTCCTCGGATCTCTCCATGGCTCCCGACTTCTCCTATTTTGAGTCTCTGCTCAGCTATCAACTCCTCATGGAGGCTTGCCCTGACCCCCTCCAATTCAAAATTGCGCCCTACCTACTGCTAGGACCCTCAATCGCTATTACTCTGCTCGCATGTTCTTGTTTTCTATCGAACAGGCCATATATTAATTTCTCTATCATGCCCATCAAAGTCAATACTACAACCAGCGATTGAAACCTGCTGGGTTCCAGCAGTGAAAGCGCCGAGTTCTAACccccggactgccagggaagtctcagtaaaatttaaataaggaCAGGATCCCAGAGGGCTAAGCCAAGCCATACTGGAAACTGAATCAAAAGAAAAAGtgtagggacttccccggtgggcccaggttcaatccctggtgggggagctaagaaCTCCCAAGCTGTGtggtatagcaaaaaaaaaaacaacaaaaaaacaagtgGGGCAATctttatgtgtttttgtttttcaaatgattAATGGTTTTAATAAAAACACTATTGATTAGTTTGTTTCCATTAAAACCAGGGAAGTAAAATTATAGAAAACTTtggtttaattataaaatattttaacttaacattaagtttttttaaatataaatttatttattttaattggaggctaattactttacaatattgtattggttttgccatacattaacattaagttttaacatattttcttttcaatttgttCAATCATTAATGttctaaaggaggaaaaaaaaaatcacctgcttCATCCTACTCTCAGTCGTAATGTCACCCAAGAAGGCAGCATTTGAGTAGAGACCTGACAGAGGTGAGCGAAGTTAAATTCCTGCttcctgggggtggggtagggataaactgggagactggtACTGATGTGCTTTCTGtacgctaagtcactttagtcgtgtccaactctctgcaaccctgtgaactgtagcccaccaggatcctctgtccatgggattctccagccaagaatgttggaatgggttgccatgctcttctccatgggatcctcccaacccagggacagaactcaAGTCTCTATGTCtgttgcattggcaagcaggttctttaccaccagtgccaccaggaaaaccccgtatataaaacagataactaataagaacctactgtatagcacagggaactctactcaatactctgtaatgacctatatgggaaaagaatctaagagtgtatatatgtctatgtataacagattcaacTTGCCGTACACctgaaatcaactatacatcaataaacattaattaaaacagtggggaaaaaaatgaaagaaactttgTTTGGCCAAGCCACGCTGCCTGTGAGgtcttaattccccgaccagggatagaacctgtgtcccctgcattggaagcggagtcttaaccactggaccgccagagaagtttCAAGAAACTTAAATTATTAATAGTACTGTCAATATCACCATGTGATATTGTGAAAATCTTGGTATAACAATATAGTGATTTTGATAAAGGCGAAAGGTGaattttgtggggaaaaaaatgattccTACTTCCTCCATCAGATCTAGAGTCGGGATCTAGTCTTTCTCCTCCACTCTTCAGTCTTCGGCTCCACACCAGCCACTTGGCACATGTTAGGCGCCCCCTGAATGGATGTGGCGTGAAGGAAAGGATAGGGACATTGGGCCAGTTTTGGGGGTTCAGAGCCCGAGGTGGGGTTGGCCCCTCGGGGTACTCACGTCCTGCAGCAGCTTCTCCAGGTTTTCCTGCAGTTCGTAGAAGTAGACGGTGGTAATGAGGCCATCTCGGGACTTGGTCAAGCAGTCTCGAGCCAGCTCGATGATCTGGTGGTGGATGAAGCTGAGAACGCCGTCGGCCAGCGGCAGCACGCTGTCAGGTTCGTAGGCGCGGGCGAAGTCGCGCAGCTTCTCTTCCATCTGCGCGGTGGCCTGcgagagggagggaggcaaggCGGGGATGCCCGCGCGGGGCTCGGCCCGGAGGTTGTTTCTGCCAAGAGCCTGCACACCGCGACGCCGGCCACCAGGGGGCGCGCGGAGCTAAGGTGAGCGAGGGCTCCGGCCGCCCCGCTTCCCTGCggccgcccccggccccgcctcACCTTCGGGAACCTCTCCTTGTAGACGTGGTTCATCATCACGATTTCGTTGTCGTAGGAGGAGGGGGATCGCCCGGGACTGCGGAGAGAGAAGCCCATTGCGTCCAGCCCCTTCCCTCCCAAACTGCAGACGAGGGTCTCGCAAGGCACCAGCCCCCAGACCCACCAGGTTGTTCATGGAGGGGGAGGCAGACCCACCTGAGGCTCCGCGAGCGAGGCCGCACTGCAGGGGAGCGGCGGCCGCCATCCTCGTCTGTGATGCTCTCGGTGCTGCCGAAGTGTTTGGAGAGGAAATGGAGCTCATCCACGGTGGGCTGGTAGGGCAGCTGGTGCAGACGCTCCTGGGAGGAGCAGGAAgactggggggaggggcagggccggGGTCAGGTCCCCCCACAGCTCGGGACCCTGGCCTGGGGCTCCCGCGGCTGGCGGGCCACTGAGCAAGGCCAGAATCTGGACCTGGCTTATGATCCTTGGATCCCAAGGCCCAGCTTGGGATTCCTGGCGACAGA comes from the Bubalus kerabau isolate K-KA32 ecotype Philippines breed swamp buffalo chromosome 1, PCC_UOA_SB_1v2, whole genome shotgun sequence genome and includes:
- the LOC129625273 gene encoding translation machinery-associated protein 7-like, which gives rise to MSGRKSGKNKQPKKQAKEMDEEDKAFKQKQKEEQKKLEELKAKATRKGPLATGGTKKSGEK